Proteins encoded within one genomic window of Polaribacter sp. NJDZ03:
- a CDS encoding OmpH family outer membrane protein, with protein MKSKIICIAFALISSISIAQSKVGTVDSEYIISLMPETKVVSERSQNYGAKLDSSFTLKVETYKAKIEAFKKNEKTLGELAKQAEYTELAEMEADIKKYQQNGNQLMQLKQDELMRPLYTRLSNAITTVAKANKYTQVLTLTGNEFAYIDNDFDITELVLKSLGIAIPVETEK; from the coding sequence ATGAAATCAAAAATTATATGTATTGCCTTTGCTTTAATTAGTTCTATTTCTATTGCACAGTCTAAAGTTGGTACAGTAGATAGTGAATATATTATTAGTCTAATGCCAGAAACAAAAGTGGTATCAGAAAGATCTCAAAATTACGGAGCAAAATTAGATTCTTCTTTTACCCTAAAAGTAGAAACGTATAAAGCCAAAATAGAGGCTTTTAAAAAGAATGAAAAAACACTTGGGGAATTAGCAAAGCAAGCTGAATACACAGAATTAGCAGAAATGGAAGCTGATATTAAAAAATACCAGCAAAACGGAAACCAACTAATGCAATTAAAGCAAGATGAGTTAATGCGTCCTTTATATACAAGATTAAGCAACGCTATTACTACTGTTGCCAAAGCTAATAAATACACGCAAGTTTTAACCTTAACTGGTAACGAATTTGCATACATAGATAACGATTTTGATATTACAGAATTAGTCTTAAAAAGCTTAGGGATTGCAATTCCTGTCGAAACTGAAAAATAA
- a CDS encoding PH domain-containing protein, with protein sequence MGLFNKLLGNASEVSSEKLNQKYGRLLTENEEIELGFKLFRDTFMFTNRRLILIDVQGITGSKVEYKSMPYKSISRFSLETSGTFDLDAELKIWISSENIPSVSKKFNKSIDVYEVQKYLAGKVM encoded by the coding sequence ATGGGATTATTTAATAAATTGTTAGGGAATGCAAGTGAGGTTTCATCTGAAAAGCTTAATCAAAAATATGGCAGATTACTTACTGAAAATGAAGAAATTGAATTAGGTTTTAAGCTTTTCCGTGATACATTTATGTTTACAAACAGGCGTTTAATCTTAATTGATGTTCAAGGAATAACAGGAAGTAAAGTTGAGTACAAATCTATGCCATATAAAAGTATCTCTAGATTTTCTCTAGAAACCTCAGGAACTTTTGACTTGGATGCTGAATTAAAAATTTGGATATCAAGTGAAAACATTCCTTCTGTGAGTAAAAAATTTAATAAAAGCATTGATGTTTATGAAGTTCAAAAATATTTAGCAGGAAAAGTGATGTAA
- a CDS encoding ATP-dependent endonuclease, with protein sequence MYLSYIKVENYKGVEIVETDFDPDINIIIGENGSCKSALIDAIRLLYNIGEPIREISVSSDDFHQKRVIIDTGINIEKATLITITYIFKGLTTAQKGAFYEYMVIDPDDTAEDYAKITISYEEKDGKYPQFSYNTGDIDGQKADYKTFELFQHYYLGALRDSTRDLLSTRGNVLGRVIKRFVKRNETESDIEQIMKDANSKLLERDEVKNTREGVNQNLEGIFKRFLDNKIGLRIEDSRTEYIVNAIKPFLPHNRDSLNEEGFHLWQNSLGLNNLIYIAIVLGDVTEQIKDDGIPHYALLIEEPEAHLHPQLQLSLYNFLTSANTSDNSQLFITTHSPTLTSKVPLKNLILLDNKKAHKLEHQFQNRLAENIIQDTTKNTPLRNVDFQLSQKKLERYIDVTKSQLFLRKGSIVCRRDFRRTFTFFIYKIRRLSTRRL encoded by the coding sequence ATGTATCTATCATATATTAAAGTAGAAAATTATAAAGGAGTTGAAATTGTAGAAACAGATTTTGACCCTGATATCAATATAATTATTGGAGAAAACGGAAGTTGTAAATCAGCTTTAATTGATGCAATAAGATTATTATACAATATTGGTGAACCAATAAGAGAAATATCAGTATCATCAGATGATTTTCATCAAAAAAGAGTAATAATTGACACTGGTATCAATATTGAGAAAGCTACACTAATTACAATAACATATATTTTTAAAGGTCTTACAACTGCTCAGAAAGGAGCTTTTTATGAGTATATGGTAATAGACCCAGATGATACTGCTGAGGATTATGCTAAAATAACAATCAGTTACGAAGAAAAAGATGGGAAATATCCTCAGTTTTCATACAATACTGGAGATATTGATGGTCAAAAAGCTGACTACAAAACATTTGAATTATTTCAACATTATTATTTAGGGGCACTAAGAGATAGTACTCGTGATTTATTAAGTACTCGTGGAAATGTTTTAGGAAGAGTAATTAAAAGATTCGTTAAAAGGAATGAAACAGAATCTGATATTGAACAAATAATGAAAGATGCAAATTCTAAGTTACTTGAAAGAGATGAAGTCAAAAACACTAGAGAAGGCGTAAATCAAAATTTAGAAGGTATTTTCAAGAGGTTTTTAGACAATAAAATTGGTCTTAGAATAGAAGACTCAAGAACAGAATATATTGTCAACGCAATAAAACCATTTTTACCTCATAACAGAGATAGTTTAAATGAAGAAGGGTTTCATTTATGGCAAAACAGTTTAGGCTTAAACAATCTTATATATATTGCAATTGTATTAGGAGACGTAACAGAACAGATTAAAGATGATGGAATTCCACATTACGCACTTCTGATTGAAGAACCTGAAGCCCATTTACATCCACAACTACAATTAAGTTTATATAACTTTCTAACTAGTGCTAACACTTCAGATAACAGTCAACTATTTATAACTACTCATTCTCCTACTCTAACTTCAAAAGTTCCTTTAAAAAATCTAATTCTATTAGATAATAAGAAAGCTCATAAGCTTGAACATCAATTTCAAAATAGATTAGCTGAAAATATAATTCAAGATACTACTAAAAATACTCCATTAAGAAATGTTGATTTTCAATTAAGTCAAAAAAAACTTGAACGATATATTGACGTAACAAAATCTCAACTTTTTTTACGCAAAGGCAGTATTGTTTGTAGAAGGGATTTCAGAAGAACTTTTACTTTCTTCATTTACAAGATTAGACGATTATCAACTAGAAGATTATAG
- a CDS encoding ATP-dependent endonuclease, whose protein sequence is MFVEGISEELLLSSFTRLDDYQLEDYRVEVVNVKGTSFYPFLYLFNNQEESKRINKPITVLTDDDRFTSSKESKYSFDKLLETDYSVLTELDDNIQNGNQVTRIANLNSVANNADNIKISHSYKTLEYELATHNIKENRTELLNNFLFDYVNQNSSDKIDKIIEYSQTFENDIMSEAEKRKVGILLWKALPSKADFAQNFSIHILENLASAKGSFVIPPYIQEGLTHLRQGI, encoded by the coding sequence TTGTTTGTAGAAGGGATTTCAGAAGAACTTTTACTTTCTTCATTTACAAGATTAGACGATTATCAACTAGAAGATTATAGAGTTGAAGTAGTAAATGTAAAAGGAACATCTTTTTATCCTTTCTTATATTTATTTAACAACCAAGAGGAAAGTAAAAGAATAAACAAACCAATTACAGTACTGACAGATGATGACCGTTTTACATCTTCTAAAGAATCGAAATATAGTTTTGACAAATTACTAGAAACAGATTATTCTGTTTTAACAGAGCTAGATGATAACATACAAAATGGAAATCAAGTAACTAGGATTGCAAATCTGAACTCTGTTGCAAATAATGCAGATAACATAAAAATATCTCACTCTTATAAAACTTTAGAGTATGAATTAGCCACTCATAATATCAAGGAGAATCGTACAGAACTACTTAATAATTTCCTTTTTGATTATGTCAATCAAAACTCCTCAGATAAAATTGACAAAATCATTGAATACAGTCAAACATTCGAAAATGATATTATGTCAGAAGCTGAAAAACGAAAAGTAGGGATTTTATTATGGAAAGCATTACCATCAAAAGCCGACTTCGCTCAAAATTTTTCAATACATATCCTTGAAAACTTAGCAAGTGCAAAAGGTTCTTTTGTAATTCCTCCTTATATACAAGAAGGATTAACTCATTTAAGACAAGGAATATGA